The following are encoded in a window of Arctopsyche grandis isolate Sample6627 chromosome 2, ASM5162203v2, whole genome shotgun sequence genomic DNA:
- the LOC143922690 gene encoding differentially expressed in FDCP 8 homolog has product MDSEASSNRFNTLFESPSAIFRTSPGSSTSTSDIVSMEDDVDFLFNKRLTLAPDASLSELKDNIEKCKVLISESDECSSERKWLVRHLIELRIRVQQLEDVDENLPVARYSTMGHHFELQKNSTRKQYCDNCSSAMWNVMQGSYVCKDCNYKCHVKCVDNVSRICVHVVASENNELVMSICPEKGLAAQQYKCAECKTHLGVVGETQRVEPRLCDYSGLYYCNTCHWNNECEIPARVVHNWDWEKRQVSQAAYQLLSLTKNTNLINLDTSNEKLYNFVTELDYARKMRNDLKVMMKYLVACKKGNALVNGEMVNLAETPKLYSMAILESVREGQFENKLTTMAENCRLHITQCQTCSGKGYLCELCGNNEIIFPFDSSAVGCSRCNSYFHRVCWTKKQYVCPKCARLEKRNVSEDLDKESCTSDDECENEVKTPSKIN; this is encoded by the exons ATGGATTCGGAAGCATCATCCAACCGCTTCAACACACTATTTGAGTCGCCGAGTGCAATCTTTCGTACGTCTCCTGGCTCATCCACGTCCACCTCGGATATTGTTTCCATGGAAGACGACGTCGACTTTCTTTTCAACAAACGCCTCACCCTAGCACCA GATGCCTCGTTGTCCGAATTGAAAGACAACATTGAGAAATGCAAAGTGCTGATCTCCGAGAGCGACGAGTGCTCGAGCGAGCGAAAATGGCTGGTGAGGCATCTGATCGAGCTCCGCATTCGAGTGCAACAATTGGAGGACGTCGACGAAAACCTTCCCGTAGCCAGATACTCCACTATGGGTCATCACTTCGAACTTCAAAAGAATTCGACCAGGAAACAGTATTGCGACAATTGCAGCAGCGCTATGTGGAACGTTATGCAGGGCTCGTATGTTTGTAAAg ACTGCAACTACAAGTGTCATGTGAAATGTGTCGACAATGTCAGTCGTATCTGCGTCCACGTGGTCGCCAGTGAGAACAACGAGCTGGTGATGTCCATATGTCCGGAAAAAGGACTAGCCGCACAACAGTACAAATGTGCCGAGTGTAAAACGCATCTTGGAGTTG tAGGGGAAACTCAACGAGTTGAACCGCGTCTATGCGACTATTCGGGACTGTACTATTGCAATACATGTCATTGGAACAATGAATGTGAAATACCCGCCAGAGTTGTACACAATTGGGATTGGGAGAAGAGACAAGTCTCACAAGCAGCCTATCAGCTGCTGTCACTGACGAAAAACACAAACCTGATCAATCTGGATACATCAAACGAGAAGTTATACAATTTTGTTACCGAACTggattat GCTCGCAAAATGCGAAACGATTTAAAAGTGATGATGAAATATTTAGTAGCATGCAAAAAGGGCAATGCCTTGGTGAATGGCGAAATGGTAAATCTGGCCGAAACTCCTAAACTTTACAGCATGGCAATTCTAGAATCGGTTAGAGAGGGACAATTCGAAAACAAACTCACTACTATGGCTGAAAATTGTAGGCTGCACATCACACAGTGCCAa ACATGCAGCGGCAAAGGATATCTATGTGAATTGTGCGGaaacaatgaaatcattttCCCATTCGATTCGTCGGCCGTCGGTTGTAGCCGCTGTAACTCTTATTTCCACCGAGTATGCTGGACAAAAAAGCAATATGTATGTCCGAAGTGTGCAAGACTTGAAAAACGAAATGTTTCTGAAGATCTGGACAAGGAAAGTTGCACATCTGATGATGAATGTGAAAATGAAGTGAAAACACCctctaaaattaattaa